In Achromobacter spanius, the following proteins share a genomic window:
- a CDS encoding ABC transporter ATP-binding protein: MSALLEVSGLKAGYGRMEVLRGVDLTVGEGEIVVLLGSNGAGKSTLNNTVCGLCKPWGGAVRFEGQDLTGRHYRDVVKAGLIQVPEGRRIFPNLSVRENLELGSFTRAREHRAANLDRVLDIFPRLRERLAQLAGTMSGGEQQMLAIGRGLMAEPRLLILDEPSLGLSPLMVEELFGLIQRLHADGLAILLVEQNVGQSLETGQRAYVMENGAIRYSGPCAQLMASDDVRRAYLGM, translated from the coding sequence ATGAGCGCGCTGCTGGAAGTCTCGGGCTTGAAGGCGGGCTACGGGCGCATGGAAGTGCTGCGCGGCGTGGACCTGACGGTGGGCGAAGGCGAGATCGTCGTGCTGCTGGGCAGCAACGGCGCCGGCAAGTCCACCTTGAACAACACCGTCTGCGGGCTGTGCAAGCCCTGGGGCGGAGCGGTGCGCTTTGAAGGGCAGGACCTGACCGGGCGGCATTACCGCGACGTGGTCAAGGCCGGCCTGATCCAGGTGCCCGAAGGCCGCCGCATCTTTCCGAACCTTAGCGTGCGCGAAAACCTGGAGCTGGGCTCGTTTACCCGGGCGCGCGAGCACCGCGCGGCCAATCTGGATCGCGTGCTGGATATCTTTCCGCGCCTGCGCGAACGGCTGGCGCAACTGGCCGGCACCATGTCGGGCGGCGAACAGCAGATGCTGGCAATCGGGCGCGGCCTGATGGCCGAGCCTCGGCTGCTGATCCTGGATGAACCGTCGCTGGGGCTGTCGCCCTTGATGGTGGAAGAACTGTTCGGCCTGATCCAGCGCCTGCACGCCGATGGGCTGGCGATTCTGCTGGTTGAGCAGAACGTGGGCCAGTCGCTGGAAACGGGTCAGCGCGCCTACGTGATGGAAAACGGCGCGATCCGCTATAGCGGGCCGTGCGCGCAGCTGATGGCCAGCGACGACGTGCGCCGCGCTTATCTGGGGATGTAG
- a CDS encoding nucleotidyl transferase AbiEii/AbiGii toxin family protein has translation MNPAFSIRARLLTHAKRHGDDFQRVLTRYAIERLLFRLSQTKVGEHYVLKGAMLFVTWPRYVFRPTGDLDLLGQGNSEPAALVELFTRICQVECVADGIVFDAAMVRVEAVREADKYHGSRISLAADLAGARIPVQIDVGFGDRVYPEPKREIFPSLVPDVPHASILMYPPETVVAEKFEAMIRFGETNTRIKDYYDVWVTTRIFPFDMANVVEAVGGTLRRRETAIPTEMPMGLTSTFAAIVDERGLWSGFLRRTSPTLTPPSFPDLQSELRSFFRLVIEGLNMSEGARGVWDTDGRVWRNR, from the coding sequence ATGAATCCCGCCTTCTCGATACGTGCAAGGCTGCTCACCCATGCCAAACGACACGGGGACGACTTTCAGCGGGTGCTGACTCGTTACGCCATTGAGCGACTGCTGTTCCGCCTTAGTCAGACGAAGGTGGGAGAACATTACGTGCTGAAGGGTGCAATGTTGTTCGTGACTTGGCCCAGATACGTCTTCCGCCCGACCGGCGATCTGGATCTATTGGGGCAGGGAAATTCAGAACCTGCGGCTCTCGTGGAACTCTTCACTCGCATCTGCCAGGTCGAATGCGTCGCCGACGGTATTGTTTTTGATGCGGCCATGGTGAGGGTCGAGGCGGTTCGCGAAGCCGACAAGTACCACGGATCTCGCATTAGCCTCGCCGCAGACTTGGCGGGGGCAAGGATCCCAGTCCAGATTGACGTCGGTTTCGGTGACCGAGTCTATCCGGAACCGAAGCGCGAAATATTTCCGAGCTTAGTGCCTGACGTCCCGCATGCCAGCATTTTGATGTATCCACCCGAGACGGTAGTCGCCGAGAAATTTGAGGCGATGATCAGGTTCGGCGAAACCAATACCCGAATTAAGGACTATTACGACGTATGGGTCACCACTAGGATCTTTCCGTTCGATATGGCCAATGTAGTCGAGGCCGTCGGTGGAACTCTTCGGCGCCGCGAGACGGCTATTCCGACGGAAATGCCGATGGGGCTTACCAGTACGTTTGCCGCGATTGTTGATGAACGTGGTCTGTGGTCGGGTTTTCTACGTCGGACCTCCCCAACTCTAACGCCGCCGTCGTTTCCAGACCTTCAATCCGAATTGCGAAGTTTTTTCCGCTTAGTTATTGAGGGCCTCAATATGTCCGAAGGTGCTCGAGGAGTGTGGGACACGGACGGTAGAGTTTGGCGGAACCGTTAG
- a CDS encoding GntR family transcriptional regulator, giving the protein MGTTLPLPKYHQIYLVLREQLQEGRFDQDGLPGEHALADQFDVARITIRKAMEMLVADGLVSRRPGLGTWPLRGASRTQAAPAANASQKAHLTGLLENIVNMGLRTSVQVLDSALVSAPPTVAESLGIPVGTPVHKSLRVRSTEAGPLSHITTYVPQAVADFTREDLEREPLLMLLEAAGVEFGGATQTISARLADAQVARHLDVSVGSALLAVTRVVRDVNDRPVQLLQGLYRPDRYQYQLQLSRVGSIDAKVWVSEELSAQFH; this is encoded by the coding sequence ATGGGAACCACACTGCCTCTGCCGAAGTACCACCAGATCTACCTTGTGCTGCGCGAGCAGTTGCAAGAGGGCCGTTTCGACCAGGACGGCTTGCCGGGCGAGCACGCACTGGCCGATCAGTTCGATGTGGCGCGCATCACCATCCGCAAGGCAATGGAAATGCTGGTGGCCGATGGGCTGGTGTCGCGGCGTCCGGGGCTAGGAACCTGGCCATTGCGCGGGGCGTCCCGCACGCAGGCCGCGCCCGCGGCCAACGCGTCGCAGAAAGCGCATCTGACCGGGCTGCTTGAGAACATCGTCAACATGGGCCTGCGCACCTCTGTGCAGGTGCTGGACAGCGCGCTGGTGTCCGCGCCGCCCACGGTGGCCGAGTCGCTGGGCATTCCGGTGGGCACGCCGGTCCACAAGAGCCTGCGCGTGCGCAGCACCGAGGCCGGGCCGCTGTCGCACATCACCACCTACGTGCCGCAGGCCGTGGCCGATTTCACGCGCGAAGACCTGGAACGCGAACCCTTGCTGATGCTGCTGGAAGCGGCGGGCGTGGAGTTCGGCGGCGCCACGCAAACCATTTCGGCTCGCCTGGCCGATGCACAGGTCGCGCGCCATCTGGATGTGTCGGTGGGGTCGGCGCTGCTGGCTGTGACCCGCGTCGTGCGCGACGTGAACGACCGCCCCGTGCAGCTCTTGCAGGGCCTGTACCGGCCCGACCGCTACCAATACCAATTGCAGTTGTCGCGCGTCGGCAGCATCGACGCCAAAGTCTGGGTCAGCGAAGAGCTGTCGGCCCAATTTCATTGA
- a CDS encoding 3-isopropylmalate dehydratase large subunit, with protein MPDAQALPPQRPPQTLAQKLIAAACGRASVEQGEIVTCAVDLAMFHDSSGPRRLQPMLQELGASLWDPKKIVLVIDHYVPESDDESRRIVRIARDWAAGQQLPNVYDSVGICHVVVPQHGHIRPGMFCVGGDSHSPTGGAFGAYMFGIGSTEMLGVAVTGKIWVKVPQTLMMRWNGRLAAGVTAKDMMLHMIGRYGMNGGRYQAVEFCGEAVRALPMQERMTLSNMSAELGSQVGLIAPDETTAAYLRAAGVTDTLDLARWQSDADAEAEWHDFDAASLAPQVAAPHSPANARDVDQYRDVPVQVAYIGACTGAKLEDLRAAASVLRGRRLAPGVRLMVAPASRLDQQQAEQEGVMQVLQDAGAQVLATSCGACAGYGGSIPDGASVISTTARNFKGRMGSETAQVYLASPYTVAASAVAGRIADPREVMA; from the coding sequence ATGCCTGATGCTCAAGCCCTCCCGCCCCAACGTCCGCCGCAAACCCTGGCCCAGAAGCTGATCGCCGCCGCCTGTGGGCGCGCCTCGGTCGAGCAGGGCGAGATCGTGACCTGTGCCGTGGACCTGGCGATGTTCCATGATTCCAGCGGCCCCCGGCGCTTGCAGCCCATGCTGCAAGAATTGGGCGCATCGCTGTGGGATCCGAAAAAGATCGTGCTGGTCATCGACCACTACGTGCCCGAATCCGATGATGAATCGCGCCGCATCGTGCGCATCGCGCGCGACTGGGCGGCGGGTCAGCAACTGCCCAACGTGTACGACTCGGTCGGCATCTGCCACGTGGTCGTGCCGCAGCATGGCCATATTCGCCCCGGTATGTTCTGCGTGGGCGGAGATTCGCATTCGCCCACGGGCGGCGCGTTCGGCGCGTACATGTTCGGCATCGGCAGCACCGAAATGCTGGGCGTGGCCGTCACCGGCAAGATCTGGGTCAAGGTGCCGCAGACGCTGATGATGCGCTGGAACGGCCGGTTGGCAGCCGGCGTGACCGCCAAGGACATGATGCTGCACATGATCGGCCGCTACGGCATGAACGGTGGGCGCTACCAGGCCGTGGAATTCTGCGGCGAGGCCGTGCGCGCGCTACCCATGCAGGAACGCATGACCTTGTCGAACATGAGCGCCGAGCTGGGCTCGCAGGTGGGCTTGATTGCGCCTGACGAAACCACTGCCGCCTACCTGCGCGCGGCGGGCGTGACCGACACGTTGGACCTGGCCCGCTGGCAAAGCGATGCGGACGCCGAGGCCGAATGGCACGATTTCGACGCCGCCTCGTTGGCGCCGCAAGTGGCCGCGCCTCACAGCCCGGCGAATGCGCGCGACGTGGACCAGTACCGCGACGTGCCGGTGCAAGTGGCTTACATCGGCGCCTGCACCGGCGCCAAGCTGGAGGACCTGCGCGCGGCGGCCAGCGTATTGCGCGGGCGCCGCTTGGCGCCGGGCGTGCGCCTGATGGTGGCGCCGGCCAGCCGCCTGGACCAGCAGCAGGCAGAACAGGAAGGGGTGATGCAGGTGCTGCAAGACGCCGGTGCCCAGGTGCTGGCCACGTCTTGCGGCGCCTGTGCCGGCTATGGCGGATCCATCCCCGACGGCGCCAGCGTCATCTCCACCACGGCGCGCAACTTCAAGGGCCGTATGGGGTCCGAGACGGCGCAGGTTTATCTGGCGTCGCCCTACACGGTGGCGGCGTCGGCCGTGGCCGGCCGCATCGCAGACCCGCGCGAGGTGATGGCATGA
- a CDS encoding branched-chain amino acid ABC transporter permease, with translation MNRDLISIALFGVALAVLSTFAQSGVLLTFVMMSLYAALLSQAWNILGGYGGQLSFGHALFFGVGAYAQALGQLSLGINPWLALPMAIALGALTGLAVGGLTFRYGLKGSYFALVTLAFAEVFRILALSAPFTGGGVGLMVPLQEGAANMQFVSRRGYIYLLLAFVVLALAVTAWLRHSRFGAYLQAVRDNEDAARAIGVNPLRVKLGGIALSAAFMSAAGAFYVQVFQYIDPGIAFGSAVSVEALVGAIVGGMGTLWGPVLGAVALHGLADLTRNLFGELPGISMVIYGVVLILIVMFLPRGISGSGQSLRGLFGKERARV, from the coding sequence ATGAACCGGGATCTTATTTCCATTGCGTTGTTCGGGGTGGCGTTGGCCGTGCTGTCGACGTTCGCGCAGTCGGGCGTGTTGCTGACGTTCGTGATGATGTCGCTGTACGCGGCGCTGCTGTCGCAGGCCTGGAACATTCTGGGTGGCTATGGCGGCCAGTTGTCGTTCGGCCACGCGCTGTTCTTTGGCGTGGGCGCTTATGCGCAGGCGCTGGGTCAGCTTAGCCTGGGCATCAATCCCTGGCTGGCGCTGCCGATGGCGATAGCGCTGGGCGCGCTGACGGGCCTGGCCGTGGGCGGGCTGACGTTCCGCTACGGGCTCAAGGGGTCGTACTTTGCGCTGGTGACGCTGGCCTTTGCCGAGGTGTTTCGCATCCTGGCCTTGTCGGCGCCCTTCACGGGCGGCGGGGTGGGGCTGATGGTGCCGCTGCAAGAGGGCGCGGCCAACATGCAGTTCGTGTCGCGCCGGGGTTATATCTATCTGCTGCTGGCGTTCGTGGTGCTGGCGCTGGCCGTCACGGCCTGGCTGCGACATTCGCGCTTTGGCGCGTACCTGCAAGCGGTGCGCGACAACGAGGACGCGGCGCGCGCCATCGGTGTGAATCCGCTGCGCGTGAAGCTGGGCGGCATAGCGTTGTCGGCGGCGTTCATGAGCGCGGCGGGCGCCTTCTACGTGCAGGTGTTCCAGTACATAGACCCAGGCATCGCCTTTGGCTCGGCCGTGTCGGTGGAAGCCCTGGTGGGCGCCATCGTGGGCGGCATGGGCACGCTGTGGGGGCCGGTGCTGGGCGCGGTGGCGCTGCATGGCCTGGCCGACCTGACGCGCAACCTGTTCGGCGAACTGCCCGGCATCAGCATGGTGATCTACGGCGTGGTGCTGATTCTGATCGTGATGTTCCTGCCGCGTGGCATCAGCGGCAGCGGCCAGTCGCTGCGTGGGCTGTTTGGCAAGGAGCGCGCCCGTGTCTGA
- a CDS encoding 3-isopropylmalate dehydratase, with protein sequence MTDRIATTPIATEATATPGTSTHRVWRVGADIDTDALAPGAYMKFGIDEIARHCLQRVRPEFAGQVQPGDVLVAGPNFGIGSSREQAASALVHLGVAAVIAPSFNGLYFRNAFNVGLLLLTCAQADVLAEGERITLDPESGRIGRAAGADPSELHCETVPAFLMDMVRAGGLLNLLKQRQTS encoded by the coding sequence ATGACGGACCGGATCGCAACAACCCCCATCGCCACCGAAGCCACCGCAACACCTGGCACATCCACGCATCGCGTCTGGCGCGTGGGGGCCGACATCGACACCGACGCGCTGGCGCCTGGCGCCTACATGAAGTTCGGCATCGACGAGATTGCGCGGCACTGCCTGCAACGGGTCCGCCCGGAATTCGCGGGGCAGGTGCAGCCGGGCGACGTCCTGGTGGCCGGCCCGAATTTCGGCATCGGCTCGTCGCGCGAGCAGGCGGCGTCGGCCCTGGTGCACCTGGGCGTGGCCGCCGTGATCGCGCCATCCTTCAACGGCCTGTACTTTCGCAACGCCTTCAACGTCGGCCTGCTGCTCCTGACCTGCGCGCAGGCGGACGTGCTGGCGGAAGGCGAGCGCATCACCCTGGACCCCGAGTCTGGTCGCATCGGCCGCGCGGCCGGCGCCGACCCGTCTGAACTGCATTGCGAAACCGTACCCGCCTTCCTGATGGACATGGTGCGGGCCGGCGGACTGCTGAATCTGCTGAAACAGCGTCAAACCTCTTAG
- a CDS encoding hydantoinase B/oxoprolinase family protein codes for MLDPVTLAVLKGRLEQIADEMDATLYRSAFNPIIAEAHDACHGMYDATTGATLIQGKSGLPVFVGAMAFAVKAAAKVAAERGGMVDGDVWLFNDPYEGGTHANDFKLVRPVFRGAKLFCFLASAAHWHDVGGAVPGNYNPAATECWQEAVQIPPVRILRAGVLDQDVLAILKANTRLPDSLWGDLNGQLAALELGARRLDGLLDEYGDDTVLESLDTLRERARRLMRDHIGRLPDGEYAFEDMLDNDGVRDVALRIALKLTIAGDRLTLDFNGTSPACAGPVNISRATAIAACYVALKHLFPDVPANAGVLDAVDVVLPDGLVISADRPRPVGGYTETILRMIDVIFCAMAQAAPQRAMAQAYGTINALSIAGYRSDAARKGQRWVMFSFFGGGHGGHSDGDGLSHGNAPISTATIPPLEILEAAYPVRFTQWALRPDSAGAGTHRGGLGAIYEIELLEDSAEAFIFGERGRSAPKGIAGGGEAALNVFRYQQDGQWRTPPMSSKMLGIQLQRGDRVRLETPGGGGYGDPAGRAPAAREHDRKMGYVGDIADNKKEQLA; via the coding sequence ATGCTTGATCCCGTCACCCTGGCGGTCCTGAAGGGCCGTCTGGAACAGATTGCCGATGAGATGGACGCGACGCTGTACCGCAGCGCGTTCAACCCCATCATTGCCGAGGCCCACGACGCCTGCCACGGCATGTACGACGCGACCACCGGCGCCACCCTGATCCAGGGCAAATCCGGCCTGCCGGTCTTTGTGGGCGCGATGGCCTTTGCTGTGAAGGCGGCCGCCAAGGTGGCCGCCGAGCGTGGTGGCATGGTGGATGGCGACGTCTGGCTCTTCAACGACCCCTACGAAGGCGGCACGCACGCGAATGACTTCAAGTTGGTGCGCCCGGTGTTTCGGGGCGCAAAGCTGTTCTGCTTTCTGGCGTCGGCCGCGCATTGGCACGACGTGGGCGGCGCGGTGCCGGGCAACTACAACCCGGCCGCCACCGAATGCTGGCAGGAAGCAGTGCAGATCCCGCCCGTGCGCATCCTGCGCGCAGGCGTGCTGGACCAGGACGTGCTGGCCATCCTGAAAGCCAACACCCGCTTGCCCGACAGCCTGTGGGGCGACCTGAACGGTCAACTGGCCGCGCTGGAACTGGGTGCGCGCCGGCTGGACGGGCTGCTGGACGAATACGGCGATGACACGGTGCTGGAGTCGCTGGACACCTTGCGCGAGCGCGCGCGCCGCTTGATGCGCGACCACATCGGGCGGCTGCCCGACGGCGAGTACGCGTTTGAAGACATGCTGGACAACGACGGCGTGCGCGACGTGGCGCTGCGCATCGCGCTGAAGCTGACGATCGCCGGCGACCGCTTGACGCTGGATTTCAACGGCACCTCGCCCGCCTGCGCGGGGCCGGTCAATATTTCCCGCGCCACCGCCATTGCGGCCTGCTACGTGGCCTTGAAGCACCTGTTTCCCGACGTGCCGGCCAACGCGGGCGTGCTGGACGCGGTGGACGTGGTGCTGCCGGACGGCCTGGTGATCTCGGCCGACCGCCCGCGCCCCGTGGGCGGCTACACCGAAACCATCCTGCGCATGATCGACGTGATTTTCTGCGCGATGGCGCAGGCGGCGCCCCAGCGCGCCATGGCACAGGCCTACGGCACGATCAACGCTTTGTCCATCGCGGGCTATCGCAGCGACGCGGCGCGCAAGGGCCAGCGCTGGGTGATGTTCAGCTTCTTTGGCGGCGGCCACGGCGGGCATTCCGACGGCGACGGGCTTAGCCACGGCAACGCGCCGATCTCCACCGCCACCATTCCGCCGCTGGAAATCCTGGAAGCCGCCTATCCCGTGCGCTTCACGCAGTGGGCGCTGCGCCCGGATTCGGCGGGCGCCGGCACGCATCGCGGCGGCCTGGGCGCCATCTACGAAATTGAATTGCTGGAAGACAGCGCCGAAGCCTTCATCTTTGGCGAACGCGGCCGCAGCGCGCCCAAGGGCATTGCGGGCGGCGGTGAGGCCGCCTTGAACGTGTTCCGCTATCAGCAGGACGGACAGTGGCGCACCCCGCCCATGAGCTCCAAGATGCTGGGCATTCAATTGCAGCGCGGCGACCGCGTACGCCTGGAGACGCCGGGTGGGGGCGGTTATGGCGACCCGGCCGGCCGTGCGCCGGCAGCGCGCGAGCACGACCGCAAGATGGGCTATGTGGGCGATATCGCCGACAACAAGAAGGAGCAGTTGGCATGA
- a CDS encoding branched-chain amino acid ABC transporter permease, giving the protein MLDPAILFSSVLNGLTTGAVYALIALGLTLIYGVLHIINFAHGAALMVALYAVYLLKDRLGIDPYAALPLVVAGMFALGYALQRFVINRASHGKDENILLVTLGLAIVLENLALVWFKSDTRSIDTAYTLSTVEIGPAMIALPKVIAFFGALAVAAVLFWIIRSTDLGRAIRAVAREKQGAKLMGIDVEKVYALSFGIGMACLGAAACFLLPAYYVNPQVGSGFVLVAFTIVVLGGMGSFVGALVGGLLIGVVESIGGLFLGDSLGQMGIFAIFIAVLLFRPQGLFGARG; this is encoded by the coding sequence ATGCTGGATCCCGCCATCCTCTTTTCATCGGTGCTCAACGGCCTGACGACCGGCGCGGTGTACGCGCTGATCGCCCTGGGGCTGACCCTGATCTACGGGGTGCTGCACATCATCAACTTTGCCCACGGCGCCGCGCTGATGGTGGCGCTGTACGCCGTCTACCTGCTGAAAGACCGGCTGGGCATCGACCCCTACGCGGCGCTGCCCCTGGTGGTGGCGGGCATGTTCGCGCTGGGCTATGCGTTGCAGCGCTTCGTGATCAACCGCGCCAGCCATGGCAAGGACGAGAACATTCTGCTGGTGACGCTGGGCCTGGCCATCGTGCTGGAAAACCTGGCGCTGGTGTGGTTCAAGTCGGACACGCGCAGCATCGACACCGCCTACACGCTCAGCACGGTCGAGATCGGCCCCGCCATGATCGCGCTACCCAAGGTCATCGCCTTCTTTGGCGCGTTGGCCGTGGCGGCGGTGCTGTTCTGGATTATCCGCAGCACCGACCTGGGCCGCGCCATACGCGCGGTGGCCCGCGAAAAGCAGGGCGCCAAGCTGATGGGCATTGATGTTGAAAAGGTCTATGCGCTGTCGTTCGGCATCGGCATGGCCTGCCTGGGCGCGGCGGCCTGCTTCCTCTTGCCCGCCTACTACGTCAACCCGCAGGTGGGCAGCGGCTTTGTGCTGGTGGCCTTCACCATCGTGGTGCTGGGCGGCATGGGCAGCTTTGTGGGAGCGCTGGTGGGCGGCTTGCTGATTGGCGTGGTGGAGTCCATCGGGGGCCTGTTTCTGGGTGACTCGCTGGGCCAGATGGGCATTTTTGCGATCTTCATCGCGGTGCTGCTGTTTCGCCCGCAGGGGCTGTTCGGGGCGAGGGGCTGA
- a CDS encoding type IV toxin-antitoxin system AbiEi family antitoxin domain-containing protein, whose product MSEYPISNRERVLQLVRDRGIARARDLTAAGIPLAYLKRLTDSGDLIRLGRGLYQTPDRVGEDAAHDLAEAARRVPKGVISLISALRWHEVTTQLPNAVWMTIPHKSRVPKSTGLRLEIVRATGETLTAGVEYVDVEGVAVPVYCVAKTVADCFKHRRHVGEDVAIEALRDALHQRKATPSDLMKFAAINRVAGLMAPYIRAMQ is encoded by the coding sequence ATGTCCGAATATCCCATTTCTAATCGCGAACGAGTCCTTCAGCTAGTGAGGGACAGAGGAATCGCGCGCGCGCGTGACCTTACGGCTGCGGGCATTCCCCTCGCATATCTAAAACGCCTGACCGACAGTGGCGACCTTATCCGTTTGGGTCGCGGTCTCTACCAAACACCGGATCGCGTCGGCGAAGATGCCGCCCATGATCTCGCCGAGGCGGCCCGCCGAGTGCCTAAGGGAGTCATTAGCCTGATCAGTGCTCTTCGCTGGCACGAAGTGACGACGCAACTGCCGAATGCCGTCTGGATGACCATTCCCCACAAGTCCCGTGTACCTAAGTCAACCGGTCTGAGACTAGAAATTGTGCGCGCCACGGGCGAGACCCTGACCGCCGGCGTCGAATACGTCGACGTGGAAGGGGTGGCTGTGCCCGTTTACTGCGTTGCCAAGACGGTGGCAGATTGTTTCAAGCATCGGCGTCATGTAGGTGAGGATGTGGCTATCGAAGCCCTGCGTGACGCCCTGCATCAGCGCAAGGCTACCCCTAGTGACCTTATGAAATTTGCTGCGATTAACCGGGTCGCCGGTCTAATGGCACCGTATATCAGGGCGATGCAATGA
- a CDS encoding ABC transporter ATP-binding protein, protein MSEILLQARNLSISFGGLKAVQDVNLAVPQGSLTALVGPNGAGKTTLFALLSGFLKPGAGSVHFAGQDITGRAPHESAQLGLTRTFQIVQPFGAQTVRQNIAVGAHLRLRDRRAALAEAEAVAARVNLQGVLDKPAADLTVAGRKRLELARALATRPRLLLLDEVLAGLNPSEIDEMIPVVKKLVDDGVTVLMIEHVMRAVMSLAEHVWVLAQGRLIASGTPGEVTRDPTVVEAYLGHGAAARLAAQGAPA, encoded by the coding sequence GTGTCTGAGATCCTGCTGCAAGCCCGCAATCTGTCTATTTCCTTTGGTGGCCTGAAGGCGGTTCAGGACGTGAACCTGGCCGTGCCGCAAGGCTCGCTGACCGCGTTGGTCGGCCCCAACGGCGCCGGCAAGACCACGCTGTTCGCGCTGCTGTCCGGCTTTCTGAAACCCGGCGCCGGCTCGGTGCATTTTGCCGGGCAGGACATCACGGGGCGCGCCCCGCATGAGTCCGCGCAACTGGGCCTGACCCGCACCTTTCAGATCGTGCAGCCCTTTGGCGCGCAAACGGTGCGCCAGAACATCGCGGTGGGCGCGCACCTGCGCCTGCGCGACCGGCGCGCCGCCCTGGCCGAGGCCGAAGCGGTGGCCGCGCGCGTCAACCTGCAAGGCGTGCTGGACAAACCCGCCGCCGACCTGACGGTGGCGGGGCGCAAGCGGCTGGAACTGGCGCGCGCGCTGGCCACGCGTCCGCGCCTGCTGCTGCTGGACGAGGTGCTGGCCGGCCTGAATCCGAGTGAGATAGACGAGATGATTCCGGTGGTGAAAAAGCTGGTGGACGATGGCGTTACCGTGCTGATGATCGAACACGTCATGCGCGCGGTGATGAGCCTTGCCGAACACGTATGGGTGCTGGCGCAGGGGCGCTTGATTGCGTCGGGCACGCCCGGCGAAGTGACGCGCGACCCAACGGTGGTGGAAGCCTATCTGGGGCACGGCGCGGCGGCACGGCTGGCCGCGCAAGGGGCGCCGGCATGA
- a CDS encoding ABC transporter substrate-binding protein, whose amino-acid sequence MNSRRTFLYRSAAATALLSAPWVARAQGATPVKVGVLHPVTGALAYSGQQCRLGALLAIEDINKAGGIKSLGGAPLSAVLGDAQSRPEAGSAEVEKMNEAGVSAIVGAYASAICLATTQTAAKYNLPHVVDVGVADQIVERGLKNTFRFGPGYRACSERAIADLVALNDAAGKPAKTVMIVHEDSLFGTGTAALLSKSLPQHGFEVKEVVKHPNPTRDFNNIVLRMRSVNPDIVIPANYYNEYALLLRAMKQQKVQPKAIYSVLGGAASSYKFLKEFPDIANGIIDCNHWFNPKDARVAPLKARVEEKGAYFSYEVFMTYVAVQLLADAIERAKSADRAAITEALASSTFHDNLMPYGPTKFVNGQNTGAQPLLTQVIGGDIKVIIPAEYRQADAIFPLKA is encoded by the coding sequence ATGAATTCGCGCCGCACTTTTCTCTATCGATCCGCCGCCGCCACGGCGCTGCTATCCGCGCCCTGGGTGGCGCGCGCGCAAGGCGCCACGCCCGTGAAGGTGGGCGTGCTGCATCCGGTGACGGGGGCCTTGGCGTATTCGGGCCAGCAATGCCGGCTGGGTGCGCTGCTGGCCATTGAAGACATCAACAAGGCGGGCGGCATCAAATCCTTGGGCGGCGCGCCCTTGTCGGCGGTGTTGGGCGACGCGCAGTCGCGGCCCGAGGCGGGCTCGGCGGAAGTGGAAAAGATGAACGAGGCGGGCGTGTCGGCCATTGTCGGCGCGTATGCGTCGGCGATCTGCCTGGCCACCACGCAGACCGCGGCCAAGTACAACCTGCCGCATGTGGTGGACGTGGGCGTGGCCGATCAGATTGTGGAGCGCGGCCTGAAGAACACCTTCCGTTTCGGCCCGGGTTACCGCGCCTGTAGCGAACGCGCCATTGCCGACCTGGTGGCCTTGAACGATGCCGCCGGCAAGCCGGCCAAGACCGTGATGATCGTGCACGAAGACTCCTTGTTCGGCACCGGCACGGCGGCGTTGCTGTCGAAGTCGCTGCCGCAGCATGGCTTCGAGGTGAAGGAAGTGGTGAAGCACCCGAACCCCACGCGCGACTTCAACAACATCGTGCTGCGCATGCGGTCCGTGAACCCGGACATCGTCATCCCGGCCAACTACTACAACGAATACGCGCTGCTGCTGCGCGCCATGAAGCAGCAGAAGGTGCAGCCCAAGGCGATTTACTCGGTGCTGGGCGGCGCGGCGTCCAGCTACAAGTTCCTGAAGGAATTTCCGGACATCGCCAACGGCATCATCGACTGCAACCACTGGTTCAACCCCAAGGATGCGCGCGTGGCGCCGTTGAAGGCCCGGGTGGAAGAGAAGGGCGCGTATTTCAGCTACGAGGTCTTCATGACCTACGTTGCGGTGCAGTTGCTGGCCGACGCCATCGAACGCGCCAAGTCCGCTGACCGCGCCGCCATCACTGAGGCGCTGGCGTCCAGCACCTTCCACGACAACCTCATGCCCTATGGTCCGACCAAGTTCGTCAACGGCCAGAACACGGGCGCGCAGCCGCTTCTGACGCAAGTCATCGGCGGCGACATCAAGGTGATCATCCCGGCGGAATACCGCCAGGCCGACGCCATTTTTCCGTTGAAGGCCTGA